A region of Streptomyces sp. WMMC500 DNA encodes the following proteins:
- the truB gene encoding tRNA pseudouridine(55) synthase TruB, with protein sequence MRGKSTGPDGLVIVDKPAGLTSHDVVGRLRRLAGTRRVGHAGTLDPMATGVLVVGVEKATRLLGHLALTDKEYRATIRLGQTTLTDDAEGDVTATADAGDLPPGAVDAGIAGLTGDIMQVPSAVSAIKVDGKRSYKRVLDGEAVELPARPVTVSTFVLHGVRAATAGDGTRVTDLDVTVACSSGTYIRALARDLGAGLGVGGHLTALRRTRVGPYGLDGARTLEQLAERLDVLPIGDAAAAAFPRWDVDAEQARLLSHGVRVAVPAGLAEGPHAVFGPDGRFLALVEPAGGRAKALAVFA encoded by the coding sequence ATGAGGGGGAAGTCGACCGGCCCGGACGGCCTCGTCATCGTCGACAAGCCGGCCGGGCTGACCTCGCACGACGTCGTCGGCCGGCTGCGCCGGCTCGCCGGTACCCGGCGCGTCGGCCACGCCGGGACGCTGGATCCGATGGCGACGGGAGTGCTCGTCGTCGGGGTGGAGAAGGCGACCCGGCTGCTGGGCCACCTCGCGCTCACCGACAAGGAGTACCGGGCCACGATCCGGCTCGGCCAGACGACGCTGACCGACGACGCCGAGGGCGACGTGACGGCCACCGCCGACGCGGGTGACCTGCCGCCCGGCGCGGTCGACGCCGGCATCGCCGGGCTGACCGGCGACATCATGCAGGTGCCGTCGGCCGTCAGCGCGATCAAGGTGGACGGCAAGCGGTCGTACAAGCGCGTGCTGGACGGCGAGGCCGTGGAGCTGCCGGCGCGGCCGGTGACCGTGAGCACGTTCGTCCTGCACGGCGTGCGGGCGGCGACGGCCGGGGACGGCACGCGGGTGACGGACCTGGACGTGACGGTGGCGTGCTCCTCCGGCACGTACATCCGCGCCCTCGCCCGCGACCTCGGCGCCGGGCTGGGCGTCGGCGGCCATCTCACCGCCCTGCGGCGCACCCGCGTCGGCCCGTACGGGCTGGACGGGGCGCGGACGCTGGAGCAGTTGGCGGAGCGGCTCGACGTGCTGCCGATCGGCGACGCCGCGGCGGCGGCCTTCCCGCGCTGGGACGTGGACGCCGAGCAGGCGCGGCTGCTGTCGCACGGGGTGCGGGTGGCGGTGCCGGCGGGGCTGGCCGAGGGGCCGCACGCGGTGTTCGGGCCGGACGGGCGCTTTCTGGCGCTGGTGGAGCCGGCCGGGGGGCGGGCGAAGGCGCTGGCGGTGTTCGCGTAG
- a CDS encoding ABC transporter ATP-binding protein, giving the protein MTLLDVRDLHVTYGTGAEAVPAVRGVDLTLAAGQKLGLAGESGCGKSTLALALLRLLPRSARLGGEILLDGEDVLTMAWGRLRAVRWAGASIVFQGAMHSLNAVHRVRDQIAEPILLHRLETSQGAARRRAEGLLEQVGLPAARGGAYPHELSGGQRQRVMIAMALACEPRLIVADEPTTALDVMIQAQILRLIERLVADQGISLLMISHDLAVLSDTCDRLAVMYAGRIVEEGPAQRVFTAAEHPYSGALAAAFPTVGRAADRRAPQGLPGDPPDPAHLPPGCAFHPRCPVALESCATADPRLREAGPGRRAACVHVDSVKSVKETR; this is encoded by the coding sequence GTGACGCTCCTCGACGTGCGCGACCTGCACGTGACGTACGGTACGGGCGCCGAAGCCGTGCCCGCGGTGCGCGGCGTGGACCTCACCCTGGCCGCCGGGCAGAAGCTCGGCCTCGCCGGGGAGTCGGGCTGCGGCAAGTCGACGCTGGCGCTGGCGCTGCTGCGGCTGCTGCCGCGCTCGGCGCGGCTGGGCGGGGAGATCCTGCTCGACGGCGAGGACGTGCTCACCATGGCGTGGGGGCGGCTGCGCGCGGTGCGCTGGGCGGGAGCGTCGATCGTCTTCCAGGGCGCGATGCACTCGCTCAACGCCGTGCACCGCGTCCGCGACCAGATCGCCGAGCCGATCCTGCTGCACCGGCTGGAGACGTCCCAGGGTGCGGCCCGGCGGCGCGCGGAGGGGCTGCTGGAGCAGGTCGGGCTGCCGGCCGCCCGGGGCGGGGCGTACCCGCACGAGCTGTCCGGCGGCCAGCGGCAGCGGGTGATGATCGCGATGGCGCTGGCGTGCGAGCCGCGGCTGATCGTCGCCGACGAGCCGACGACGGCGCTGGACGTGATGATCCAGGCGCAGATCCTGCGGCTCATCGAGCGGCTGGTCGCCGACCAGGGCATCAGCCTGCTGATGATCAGCCACGACCTGGCGGTGCTGTCGGACACCTGCGACCGGCTGGCCGTCATGTACGCGGGCCGGATCGTCGAGGAGGGGCCGGCGCAGCGGGTGTTCACGGCGGCGGAGCACCCGTACAGCGGAGCGCTGGCGGCGGCGTTCCCGACCGTCGGCCGCGCCGCGGACCGCCGCGCACCGCAGGGCCTGCCCGGCGACCCGCCGGACCCGGCACACCTGCCGCCGGGCTGCGCGTTCCACCCGCGCTGCCCGGTGGCGCTGGAGAGCTGCGCGACGGCGGACCCGCGACTGCGGGAGGCGGGCCCGGGGCGGCGGGCGGCGTGTGTACACGTGGACAGCGTCAAGAGCGTGAAGGAGACACGGTGA
- a CDS encoding ABC transporter ATP-binding protein, with protein sequence MSGEPAEKDVGEDRGGAGEPLLAAEGLRVVFPGRHGAPAARAVDGVNLAIGAGEIVALVGESGCGKTTLARALLGLVRPTAGEVAFRGSPLAYGSRALKAYRRRVQLVLQDPSGSLNPRHTVYDAVAEGLRIHGHRGDERAAVASALSRAGLRPPERFFLRYPHELSGGQRQRVVIAGALVLDPELIVADEPVASLDASVRGEILALLLRLRAELGLSALVVTHDLGLAWNIADRVAVMYLGRIVEAGPVEEVLTAPRHPYTKALLSVLPESGTEPVVLTGEPPDPARIPGGCRFHARCQHLASGEAAAAGVADACRGTDLPVLDGASAGVACHLAETPTPAPAP encoded by the coding sequence GTGAGCGGGGAGCCGGCGGAGAAGGACGTAGGTGAGGACCGGGGCGGCGCCGGGGAGCCGCTACTCGCCGCCGAAGGGCTGCGGGTCGTCTTCCCCGGGCGGCACGGCGCACCGGCCGCCCGGGCGGTCGACGGCGTCAACCTGGCCATCGGCGCGGGCGAGATCGTCGCCCTCGTCGGCGAGTCCGGCTGCGGCAAGACCACCCTGGCCCGCGCGCTCCTCGGCCTGGTCCGCCCCACCGCCGGCGAGGTCGCGTTCCGCGGCTCCCCGCTGGCGTACGGCAGCCGCGCGCTCAAGGCGTACCGCCGGCGGGTGCAGCTCGTGCTGCAGGACCCCAGCGGGTCGCTCAACCCGCGGCACACCGTCTACGACGCCGTCGCCGAGGGCCTGCGCATCCACGGCCACCGCGGCGACGAACGCGCCGCGGTTGCCTCCGCGCTCTCCCGGGCCGGTCTGCGCCCGCCGGAGCGCTTCTTCCTGCGCTACCCGCACGAGCTGTCCGGCGGGCAGCGCCAGCGCGTGGTCATCGCGGGCGCCCTCGTCCTCGACCCGGAGCTGATCGTCGCGGACGAGCCGGTGGCCTCGCTCGACGCCTCGGTGCGCGGCGAGATCCTGGCCCTGCTGCTGCGGCTCCGCGCAGAACTGGGGCTGTCCGCGCTGGTCGTCACCCACGACCTGGGGCTGGCGTGGAACATCGCGGACCGGGTGGCGGTGATGTACCTGGGCCGGATCGTGGAGGCGGGCCCGGTGGAGGAGGTGCTGACCGCGCCGCGGCACCCGTACACGAAGGCCCTGCTGTCGGTGCTGCCGGAGTCGGGGACGGAGCCGGTGGTGCTGACCGGCGAGCCGCCGGACCCGGCACGGATCCCGGGCGGCTGCCGGTTCCACGCCCGTTGCCAACACCTCGCCTCCGGCGAGGCGGCCGCGGCAGGCGTCGCGGACGCCTGCCGCGGCACGGACCTGCCGGTACTGGACGGCGCCTCGGCGGGCGTGGCCTGCCACCTGGCCGAAACGCCGACGCCGGCCCCGGCGCCGTAG
- the rbfA gene encoding 30S ribosome-binding factor RbfA: MADNARAKRLADLIREVVAEKLQRGIKDPRLGSRVTITDTRVTGDLREATVFYTVYGDDEERAQAAKGLESAKGVLRSAVGAAAGVKFTPTLAFVPDALPENAKNIDDVLERARLQDEQVRSVAAGAEYAAGADPYRRDRDEDDEGGADESGADDGTGDGGARGDADGGPAGA, translated from the coding sequence GTGGCCGACAACGCACGGGCGAAGCGCTTGGCGGACCTCATCCGTGAGGTCGTGGCCGAGAAGCTGCAGCGGGGCATCAAGGACCCGCGGCTCGGCTCCCGGGTGACCATCACCGACACGCGCGTGACCGGCGACCTCCGGGAGGCGACCGTCTTCTACACGGTGTACGGCGACGACGAGGAGCGGGCGCAGGCGGCGAAGGGGCTGGAGAGCGCCAAGGGCGTGCTGCGCTCGGCGGTCGGCGCCGCGGCCGGGGTGAAGTTCACCCCCACGCTCGCGTTCGTGCCGGACGCCCTGCCCGAGAACGCCAAGAACATCGACGACGTCCTGGAGCGCGCCCGGCTCCAGGACGAGCAGGTGCGCAGCGTCGCCGCGGGCGCGGAGTACGCGGCGGGGGCGGACCCGTACAGGCGGGACCGCGACGAGGACGACGAGGGCGGGGCCGACGAGAGCGGGGCCGACGACGGCACCGGCGACGGCGGGGCCCGCGGCGACGCGGACGGAGGCCCGGCGGGGGCATGA
- a CDS encoding DUF503 domain-containing protein: MYVGTLSCDFLLGDVRSLKEKRSVVRPIVAELIRKYAVTAAEVGHQDLHRRTVIGLATVSGDAGHLTDVLDRCERMLAARPEVELLTVRRRIHHEDDE, from the coding sequence GTGTACGTAGGAACGCTTTCCTGCGACTTCCTCCTCGGCGACGTACGGTCGCTGAAGGAGAAGCGCTCCGTCGTCCGCCCGATCGTCGCGGAGCTGATCCGCAAGTACGCGGTGACCGCCGCGGAGGTCGGGCACCAGGACCTGCACCGCCGGACCGTGATCGGTCTCGCGACGGTCTCCGGGGACGCCGGACACCTCACCGATGTGCTGGACCGGTGCGAGCGGATGCTCGCGGCCCGGCCGGAGGTGGAGCTGCTGACCGTACGGCGGCGGATCCACCACGAAGACGACGAGTAG
- a CDS encoding bifunctional riboflavin kinase/FAD synthetase, with product MQRWRGLEDIPEGWGRSVVTIGSFDGVHRGHQLIIGRTVERARELGVASVVVTFDPHPSEVVRPGSHPPLLTAHHRRAELVADLGVDALLILPFTAEFSKLSPADFVVKVLVDKLHARAVVEGPNFRFGHRAAGDVAFLSSLGETYDYTVDVLDLQVSGAADDGAPFSSTLARRLIADGDVAGAAEVLGRPHRVEGIVVRGAQRGRELGFPTANLETLPHTAIPADGVYAGWLDAVGERMPAAISVGTNPQFDGTERTVEAYALDRDDLDLYGLHVAVDFLAFVRGQERFDTVEDLKAQMRRDVDASRDLTAAR from the coding sequence GTGCAGCGCTGGCGTGGCTTGGAGGACATCCCCGAGGGGTGGGGGCGCAGCGTCGTCACCATCGGCTCGTTCGACGGCGTACACCGCGGCCACCAGCTCATCATCGGCCGGACGGTGGAGCGCGCCCGGGAGCTGGGCGTCGCGTCGGTCGTCGTGACCTTCGACCCGCACCCCAGCGAGGTCGTCCGGCCCGGCAGCCACCCCCCGCTGCTGACCGCGCACCACCGGCGGGCGGAGCTGGTGGCGGACCTCGGCGTGGACGCGCTGCTGATCCTGCCGTTCACCGCGGAGTTCTCGAAGCTGTCGCCCGCGGACTTCGTGGTGAAGGTGCTGGTCGACAAGTTGCACGCGCGGGCGGTGGTGGAGGGTCCCAACTTCCGCTTCGGCCACAGGGCCGCCGGCGACGTCGCGTTCCTCTCCTCGCTCGGGGAGACGTACGACTACACCGTGGACGTCCTCGACCTCCAGGTCAGCGGCGCCGCGGACGACGGCGCGCCGTTCTCCTCCACGCTCGCGCGCCGGCTGATCGCCGACGGCGACGTCGCGGGGGCGGCGGAGGTGCTGGGCCGGCCGCACCGGGTCGAGGGCATCGTCGTCCGGGGCGCGCAGCGCGGCCGGGAACTGGGCTTCCCGACGGCCAACCTGGAGACGCTGCCGCACACGGCGATCCCCGCGGACGGGGTGTACGCGGGCTGGCTGGACGCCGTCGGCGAGCGCATGCCGGCGGCGATCTCGGTGGGCACGAACCCGCAGTTCGACGGCACGGAGCGGACGGTCGAGGCGTACGCGCTCGACCGCGACGACCTCGACCTGTACGGGCTGCACGTGGCCGTCGACTTCCTCGCCTTCGTCCGCGGCCAGGAGCGCTTCGACACGGTCGAGGACCTGAAGGCCCAGATGCGCCGCGACGTCGACGCCAGCCGCGACCTGACCGCGGCCCGGTGA
- a CDS encoding trypsin-like peptidase domain-containing protein yields the protein MPHSSPPPRAPGTVVRIRDLAGRPRGTGFVVDAEGTVLTSHEAVDGLTRLVLYAPGDGHTWLIESPDVTSLPGADLAVVRARGLAGARPFALAAAVPDDGAEVAVALPRARVPGRVVAAATATYTATDRYHLVEGVRQLALAPHESLRVGGEASGAPVLDAASGAVVAVVGTALHADRGGVALAVPLRGAADDAAGTLGDALDRGGAQVAAYGRDLNLAGALELGAAGAGAVADGGAAGTGGAWAAGGGARGGTVAATGVGPEGGPVAFAAGAAGAGRLAAPVWGEPVERRAVAAEFGRFFGGAAHVLALVGHPGTGRSTELARLAARRAAGAAPAPSVCLRGADLKVADAGVRDAVARALRDAAGVVTAAAGAAGCAGDPATATPEAVAAQAHVAGRPLLVLLDCPEEMPPVLAQALGEWTAHTAEWLGEHGVRLVLACRPEYWERAGALFPAEMLHAGQACPETLPPCVPLGDFTPAEAGEARTRYGIPATALRPADARHPLTLRLLAEVRAALPRGAGSHGYGVAGPAQPGGAAAAAYRGAARGAGRGLGAPADHAVAQGGRGPAAPAAAAPPAAVRAPGVSAGTGSAAPLPGGAAAGGPSIGAGADSPGAGAGPVSPAPLPGEGAEGDGSGSGGAELPDAGVATVSAVPGARSPGTPAGAGPGSAAPGAGPGGGVGPPRRIAAVAVGPGPRRWEVFEAYLALVSLRVAERLAHGAGPAGPRGAAVGRLAAYVAGQVHEAARRCLGPGQGELERAAFEELFPWRVPDHLAGLTGWASAVLAEGLLVPAGAGYRFAHEEFADWLQGAHLDVDAALAVLVHRTSERWRPGDLPSSADGGAGRRALPVAPHRIGACVEALLLLERRHGRTELGHRLTDLLGAADAAVSRRSAFPEEPGAGTPPAADGGWWGAHLLGETLLRVPDARPYRHVLRRLATCLAGHAARFGGTAQLPGVLAPFGPAFFTRLPLPLADRLDLLRLLLPADTRRPSAYLTAAGELLQADPTAVQPLLVGWFDDDRALPHGGATVADAAQALLHTHRARAVDDLAEALVASAHPRAAELLAELAEDEPSGLCRAVDRWARDPRAERRVAAAAYAPATARHARGAADRALLRYAAQALLAHADDDALHGPALAVLLRDPHSRAGHLDRALALLAADDPHLAPADFAPALATHPGPVLDAFRDLLHRPGTGAADVLRTLARVRPCTPALARSAADLVREYVDHHPEGAAAAADFVDRRLEHGQSERAVLFPLAVELLTAHSPVVRRALAPVVAAPGTRTSRPLRRELLGVLLDREREPAVLDALLAAVGRTTAGRPECRTRDLVQGIGLLLSRTPEGAAVFDRRLVALAAELPAFADQLRGWLAADRDAWAVLLGPSAQLAVGTSHPRRAS from the coding sequence TTGCCGCATTCATCGCCGCCGCCGCGCGCGCCCGGCACCGTCGTACGCATCCGCGACCTCGCCGGCCGCCCGCGGGGCACCGGATTCGTCGTCGACGCCGAGGGCACCGTGCTCACCAGCCACGAGGCCGTCGACGGGCTCACCCGGCTGGTGCTGTACGCGCCGGGCGACGGGCACACGTGGCTGATCGAGTCCCCGGACGTCACATCGCTGCCGGGCGCGGACCTCGCGGTCGTACGGGCCCGGGGGCTGGCCGGCGCCCGGCCGTTCGCGCTCGCCGCCGCGGTGCCCGACGACGGCGCGGAGGTGGCCGTCGCGCTGCCGCGGGCACGGGTGCCGGGGCGGGTGGTGGCCGCGGCCACGGCCACGTACACCGCGACCGATCGCTACCACCTCGTCGAGGGGGTGCGGCAACTCGCCCTCGCCCCGCACGAGTCGCTGCGCGTGGGCGGTGAGGCGAGCGGCGCGCCGGTGCTGGACGCGGCGAGCGGGGCGGTGGTCGCCGTGGTCGGCACCGCGCTGCACGCGGACCGCGGCGGGGTGGCGCTCGCGGTGCCGCTGCGCGGGGCGGCGGACGACGCGGCGGGCACCCTGGGGGACGCGCTGGACCGGGGCGGGGCGCAGGTGGCGGCGTACGGGCGGGACCTGAACCTGGCGGGGGCGCTGGAGCTGGGGGCGGCGGGGGCCGGTGCGGTCGCGGACGGTGGTGCGGCGGGGACGGGGGGAGCCTGGGCCGCGGGCGGTGGTGCGCGGGGCGGGACGGTCGCGGCCACGGGAGTCGGGCCGGAGGGTGGGCCCGTCGCCTTCGCGGCCGGCGCCGCGGGAGCCGGACGCCTGGCCGCGCCGGTGTGGGGGGAGCCCGTCGAGCGGCGGGCGGTGGCGGCGGAGTTCGGTCGGTTCTTCGGCGGTGCCGCGCACGTCCTCGCGCTCGTCGGCCATCCCGGCACCGGGCGGTCCACCGAACTCGCCCGGCTCGCGGCCCGCCGCGCCGCCGGCGCGGCACCCGCGCCGTCGGTGTGCCTGCGCGGCGCGGACCTGAAGGTCGCGGACGCGGGCGTACGGGATGCCGTGGCCCGCGCGCTGCGCGACGCCGCGGGGGTGGTGACCGCGGCGGCGGGCGCCGCGGGCTGCGCGGGCGACCCGGCGACGGCCACGCCGGAGGCGGTCGCCGCGCAAGCGCACGTCGCGGGGCGGCCGTTGCTCGTCCTGCTCGACTGCCCGGAGGAGATGCCGCCGGTGCTGGCGCAGGCGCTGGGGGAGTGGACGGCGCACACGGCGGAGTGGCTGGGCGAGCACGGCGTACGGCTGGTGCTGGCGTGCCGGCCGGAGTACTGGGAGCGGGCGGGCGCGCTGTTCCCGGCGGAGATGCTGCACGCCGGGCAGGCGTGCCCGGAGACGCTGCCGCCGTGCGTGCCGCTGGGGGACTTCACTCCGGCGGAGGCGGGCGAGGCCCGCACCCGCTACGGCATCCCCGCCACGGCCCTGCGGCCCGCGGACGCCCGCCACCCGCTGACGCTGCGGCTGCTGGCGGAGGTCCGCGCGGCGCTGCCGCGGGGCGCCGGGTCGCACGGGTACGGGGTCGCGGGCCCGGCGCAGCCGGGCGGGGCCGCGGCGGCGGCATACCGGGGTGCGGCGCGGGGGGCGGGGCGCGGTCTGGGGGCGCCTGCGGACCACGCCGTCGCGCAGGGTGGGAGGGGGCCGGCCGCACCGGCGGCGGCTGCACCGCCGGCCGCGGTGCGGGCGCCGGGCGTGAGCGCCGGCACGGGGTCCGCGGCACCGCTGCCGGGTGGAGCCGCGGCGGGAGGTCCATCGATCGGCGCCGGCGCGGACTCGCCGGGGGCGGGCGCCGGGCCTGTGTCCCCGGCGCCACTGCCGGGTGAGGGCGCGGAGGGGGACGGATCGGGCAGTGGCGGGGCGGAGTTGCCGGATGCGGGCGTCGCGACGGTGTCCGCGGTACCGGGGGCTCGCTCCCCGGGGACGCCCGCGGGGGCGGGACCGGGTTCCGCCGCGCCGGGCGCGGGCCCGGGCGGTGGTGTCGGCCCGCCGCGCCGGATCGCGGCGGTCGCGGTCGGCCCGGGGCCGCGGCGGTGGGAGGTGTTCGAGGCGTATCTCGCGCTCGTCAGCCTGCGCGTCGCCGAGCGCCTTGCCCACGGCGCCGGCCCCGCCGGCCCGCGCGGGGCCGCCGTCGGCCGGCTCGCCGCGTACGTCGCCGGGCAGGTGCACGAGGCGGCGCGGCGGTGTCTGGGCCCCGGCCAGGGGGAGTTGGAGCGGGCCGCGTTCGAGGAACTGTTTCCGTGGCGGGTGCCGGATCACCTCGCCGGGCTCACCGGCTGGGCCTCCGCGGTGCTCGCCGAAGGGCTCTTGGTGCCCGCGGGTGCCGGTTACCGTTTCGCGCACGAGGAGTTCGCCGACTGGCTGCAGGGCGCGCATCTCGACGTCGACGCCGCCCTCGCCGTGCTCGTCCACCGGACCTCCGAGCGCTGGCGCCCCGGCGACCTGCCGTCCTCCGCGGACGGCGGCGCCGGGCGCCGCGCGCTGCCGGTGGCGCCGCACCGGATCGGGGCGTGCGTCGAGGCGCTTCTCCTGCTGGAGCGGCGGCACGGGCGTACGGAGCTGGGGCACCGGCTGACGGACCTGCTGGGCGCCGCCGACGCCGCGGTCAGCCGCCGCTCGGCGTTCCCGGAGGAGCCGGGGGCCGGCACGCCCCCCGCCGCCGACGGCGGCTGGTGGGGCGCCCACCTGCTCGGCGAGACCCTGCTGCGCGTGCCCGACGCCCGCCCGTACCGGCACGTGCTCCGGCGCCTCGCCACCTGCCTCGCCGGCCATGCCGCCCGCTTCGGCGGCACCGCCCAACTCCCCGGCGTCCTCGCCCCCTTCGGGCCCGCGTTCTTCACCCGGCTGCCCCTCCCGCTCGCCGACCGCCTCGACCTGCTGCGCCTCCTCCTGCCCGCGGACACCCGCCGCCCGTCCGCGTACCTGACCGCCGCGGGGGAGCTCCTCCAGGCCGACCCGACCGCCGTGCAGCCGCTCCTCGTCGGCTGGTTCGACGACGACCGCGCCCTGCCCCACGGGGGCGCCACCGTCGCCGACGCCGCCCAGGCGCTCCTGCACACCCACCGCGCCCGCGCCGTCGACGACCTCGCCGAGGCCCTCGTCGCCTCCGCCCACCCGCGCGCCGCCGAACTCCTCGCCGAGCTCGCCGAGGACGAGCCGTCCGGCCTCTGCCGCGCCGTGGACCGCTGGGCGCGCGACCCCCGCGCGGAGCGCCGCGTAGCCGCCGCCGCGTACGCGCCGGCGACCGCCCGGCACGCGCGCGGCGCCGCCGACCGCGCCCTGCTCCGCTACGCCGCGCAGGCGCTGCTCGCGCACGCCGACGACGACGCCCTCCACGGCCCCGCCCTCGCCGTGCTCCTCCGCGACCCCCACAGCCGCGCCGGGCACCTCGACCGCGCCCTGGCCCTCCTCGCCGCGGACGACCCGCACCTCGCCCCCGCGGACTTCGCCCCCGCCCTCGCCACCCACCCCGGGCCCGTGCTCGACGCCTTCCGGGACCTCCTCCACCGCCCCGGGACGGGAGCCGCCGACGTGCTGCGCACCCTCGCTCGCGTACGGCCCTGCACCCCGGCGCTCGCCCGGAGCGCCGCGGACCTCGTCCGCGAGTACGTCGACCACCACCCCGAAGGCGCCGCGGCCGCCGCCGACTTCGTCGACCGGCGGCTGGAGCACGGGCAGAGCGAGCGCGCCGTGCTCTTCCCGCTCGCCGTCGAGTTGCTGACCGCGCACTCGCCGGTGGTGCGCCGTGCGCTCGCGCCGGTCGTCGCGGCCCCGGGGACCCGCACGTCCCGCCCCCTGCGCCGCGAGCTGCTCGGCGTACTCCTTGACCGCGAGCGCGAACCCGCCGTCCTCGACGCGCTGCTCGCCGCGGTCGGCCGCACCACGGCCGGGCGCCCGGAGTGCCGCACGCGGGACCTCGTCCAGGGCATCGGGCTGCTGCTGTCCCGTACGCCGGAGGGGGCGGCGGTCTTCGACCGGCGGCTGGTGGCGCTCGCCGCCGAGCTGCCCGCGTTCGCGGACCAACTGCGCGGCTGGCTGGCCGCGGACCGGGACGCGTGGGCGGTGCTGCTCGGGCCGAGCGCGCAGCTCGCCGTCGGCACGTCGCACCCGCGGCGCGCGTCCTGA